Proteins from a genomic interval of Dendropsophus ebraccatus isolate aDenEbr1 chromosome 6, aDenEbr1.pat, whole genome shotgun sequence:
- the LOC138795223 gene encoding piggyBac transposable element-derived protein 4-like: MFKPRRKHIASAKNKSWKNISKEELYAYIGLLLLAGSQKSYDVPIRELFLDPLSDPHYKATMSVDRYEEIRRHIRFDDKRTRALRFETDKLAPISYIWNIFIKNCTKLYNPSANVTVDEQLVPFRGRCKFIQYMPSKPAKYGIKIFWMCDSACYYGINGVIYCGKEVGAPAQKDLGSEIVKTLAVPIFSSGRNITMDNYFTNVELGNFLLQKDITLVGTIKANRREIPEALKHNRQRALYESVFGFNNKATLVSYKAKKEKSVILLSTMHHNCSIDSNDRKLKPEIILYYNKTKGGVDKMDEMVGEYSCKRQTKRWPVVLFSNMLDVAALNSFIIYTENHPEFHARRKDRRRLFLKDLCHELVMPHMIQRSDVKGLIKQTKEAMKRCGVQFQMIPGPGERKRKRCFMCPRNVERKTERFCSICKENVCKEHSSEKITCQNCLED; this comes from the coding sequence ATGTTCAAACCTAGAAGGAAGCATATtgcttctgcaaaaaataagtccTGGAAAAATATCTCAAAAGAGGAACTTTATGCATACATTGGACTTTTACTGCTGGCAGGAAGTCAAAAATCGTATGATGTTCCTATACGAGAATTATTTCTGGACCCACTTTCTGATCCACACTATAAGGCGACAATGTCAGTGGACAGATATGAGGAAATTAGAAGACATATTCGATTTGATGATAAGCGAACACGTGCATTGAGGTTTGAAACAGACAAATTAGCCCCTATCAGTTATATTTGGAACATATTTatcaaaaattgcaccaaactttACAATCCTAGTGCTAATGTTACAGTAGATGAGCAACTTGTACCGTTCAGAGGACGCTGCAAGTTCATACAATACATGCCCAGCAAGCCAGCCAAATATGGAATCAAAATCTTCTGGATGTGTGATTCGGCATGTTATTATGGCATAAATGGCGTAATCTACTGTGGCAAAGAGGTTGGTGCACCAGCACAGAaggatctggggtctgaaattGTCAAAACTCTTGCTGTTCCAATATTCAGTTCAGGTAGAAACATTACCATGGACAATTATTTCACCAATGTTGAACTAGGCAATTTTCTGCTTCAAAAAGATATTACACTTGTTGGTACTATCAAGGCAAACCGCCGAGAAATTCCAGAAGCACTGAAACACAATCGTCAGCGAGCACTTTATGAGAGTGTCTTTGGATTCAATAACAAAGCGACTTTGGTATCTTACAAAGCAAAGAAGGAGAAATCAGTGATTTTACTCAGTACCATGCATCACAATTGCAGTATTGACAGCAATGACAGAAAATTAAAGCCAGAAATCATCCTGTATTACAATAAAACTAAAGGAGGTGTAGACAAAATGGATGAGATGGTGGGAGAATATTCATGCAAGAGGCAAACAAAACGATGGCCTGTAGTACTTTTTTCAAATATGCTTGATGTAGCAGCCCTGAATTCATTCATCATTTATACAGAAAATCATCCAGAATTCCATGCACGGAGGAAGGACAGGAGACGCCTATTTTTGAAGGACCTTTGTCATGAGCTTGTAATGCCTCACATGATACAGCGAAGTGACGTGAAAGGCTTGATAAAGCAAACTAAAGAAGCAATGAAACGGTGTGGCGTACAGTTTCAGATGATTCCAGGGccaggagaaagaaaaagaaagcgctGTTTCATGTGTCCAAGAAACGTAGAAAGGAAAACTGAGAGATTTTGTTCAATTTGTAAGGAAAATGTCTGCAAAGAACATTCTTCCGAAAAAATAACTTGTCAAAATTGTTTGGAAGACTAA